The Deltaproteobacteria bacterium genome segment AAATAATGGGAGCAATCTTACAACTGGCCCTGGACTTTGTTGACCTTAAAAGAGCGATCAATCTGGCTGAACTGGCGGTCCCCGGAGGGGTGGATTGGCTGGAAGCCGGAACCCCCTTGATCAAAAGCGAGGGTCTGGACGCGGTCCGGGAACTGAGAAGACTTTTCCCGCACAAGATCATTGTCGCTGACATGAAAATCATGGATGCCGGCCGGGTCGAAGTGGAGGCCGCGGCCAAGGCCGGGGCCAACGTCATCGATGTCTTAGGTGCGGCCAGTGACGCCACCATCCGGGAATGCATCGAGGCCGGGAAAAATTATGGGGCCCAGATCGTCGTCGATCTGATCGCCGTGCCCGATCCAGTGACCCGGGCCATACAGGTCGAAGCCCTGGGAGCCGATTATATTACCGTGCACGTGGCCATCGATGAACAGATGGAAGGGCGGGACCCGTTCATGGTCCTAAAGAAGGTCAGCCAAGCGGTAAAGGTGCCGGTAGGAGTGGCCGGCGGCGTCAACTCTGAGACAGCCGCCCATGCCATTGAAGCCGGGGCCAGTTATGTCATTGTCGGCGGGGCCATTACCAAGGCGCTGAATCCTGAACAGGCCACTCGAGAAATTCGCCAGGCCATGGACGAGCGGGTTCCTATTCCCACCACCCTATTCCGCCGGGTAGATGAAAGCGAGCTACGGAATGTTCTCAATCTGGTATCAGCTGCCAATCTCTCTGACGCCCTACATCGCGGGGGCGTTTTGGAAGGCATTCGCCCCCTGTTCCAGGGTATCCACCTGGTGGGCAAGGCCTTGACGGTGCGCACCTATCCGGGGGACTGGGCCAAGCCGGTGGAGGCTATTGACGTGGCCCACCCCGGGGATGTCATTGTCATCGATGCCGGTGGGGTTGGTCCTGCCCTGTGGGGAGAACTGGCGACTCATTCCGCCATTCAAAAAAAAGTGGCGGGTGTAGTCATTGATGGTGCGATCCGCGACTCCGGAGATATCATCCAACTACGCTTCCCGGCCTTTACCCGCCTGGTGATGCCTAACGCTGGGGAACCGCGGGGCTTTGGGGAGATCGGGGTCCCCATCCGCATCGGTAATGTTCGGGTCGAGACCGGGGATTGGCTGTTGGGAGACGATGACGGGGTGACCGTTCTGCCCCTGTCCAAGGCGGTAGAATATACCAACCGGGCCATGGATGTTTTAGAAAAGGAAAACCGCATCCGGGAAGAGATCAAAGAAGGAAAAACCCTGGCGGCTGTAACTGAATTATTGCGCTGGGAAAAAAAGGTTTGATCGATTATCAGGTATTTTTTTCGTTATCGGTGACACCAAAAGCCTTGTAGGATATAGAAGATAGATTAAACCATGACCGCTGAGAAGAAAGACGCTGACTTCAACCTTGCCGCCCGGGAACGAATGCTCCAGAACCAGCTGATTCGCCGAGGCATTCGGGACCCGCGGGTGCTGGCGGCGATGCGTAAGGTACCCCGCCACCGCTTTGTGGAAGAGGCCCTGAAAGACCAGGCTTACGGCGATTATCCACTACCCATCGGCGAACAGCAGACCATCTCCCAACCTTACATAGTGGCCTCCATGACCGAGGCCCTGGAGTTGAAGGGGCCTGAAAAAGTGCTTGAAATCGGCACCGGTTCTGGTTATCAGACGGCTATTTTAGCCGAACTGGCCGAAAAGGTCTTCTCTATCGAACGTTACCCTTCCCTGGCTTTGCGGGCCCGGCGAATTTTGGAAGA includes the following:
- a CDS encoding orotidine 5'-phosphate decarboxylase — protein: MGAILQLALDFVDLKRAINLAELAVPGGVDWLEAGTPLIKSEGLDAVRELRRLFPHKIIVADMKIMDAGRVEVEAAAKAGANVIDVLGAASDATIRECIEAGKNYGAQIVVDLIAVPDPVTRAIQVEALGADYITVHVAIDEQMEGRDPFMVLKKVSQAVKVPVGVAGGVNSETAAHAIEAGASYVIVGGAITKALNPEQATREIRQAMDERVPIPTTLFRRVDESELRNVLNLVSAANLSDALHRGGVLEGIRPLFQGIHLVGKALTVRTYPGDWAKPVEAIDVAHPGDVIVIDAGGVGPALWGELATHSAIQKKVAGVVIDGAIRDSGDIIQLRFPAFTRLVMPNAGEPRGFGEIGVPIRIGNVRVETGDWLLGDDDGVTVLPLSKAVEYTNRAMDVLEKENRIREEIKEGKTLAAVTELLRWEKKV
- a CDS encoding protein-L-isoaspartate(D-aspartate) O-methyltransferase, whose protein sequence is MTAEKKDADFNLAARERMLQNQLIRRGIRDPRVLAAMRKVPRHRFVEEALKDQAYGDYPLPIGEQQTISQPYIVASMTEALELKGPEKVLEIGTGSGYQTAILAELAEKVFSIERYPSLALRARRILEELRYFNVQIRVGDGTLGWPEEKPFDAIIVTAGAPSIPQPLINQLAEGGRLVIPVGDQFSQTLTRVIKTPKGLKFDYYGGCRFVRLVGRFGWPEEKDQTSKGFPWTGSG